From one Parambassis ranga chromosome 5, fParRan2.1, whole genome shotgun sequence genomic stretch:
- the rad54l2 gene encoding helicase ARIP4 isoform X1, which yields MSEEAVSESDLEASLNSEEEYLENEEEDDNEDMDEDEDENDGDDEDESVDRPGSAQSRTEMAQDIRDSASATSGEPTSEPPSQPASRPSSRAPSRSASRSQSPNSPEKSSQSKPPSIKSKKQKASKLTKSSKSSKGSKPSKPSKPAHLRKNIRKLLKDDQLEAGTKAAQQEEMERRKRLEQQRKDFPTQAPSVPDSQLVDTASILGEVSHLVPALLNKQDVICLDSSGEEDEKVEPKLPTHAIRDDIIELSSGDEDALQISSESADEDADGTAGSEESSGAHINDALNLPDAQGQVLVNINHPAEEKDVFLAPQLARAVKPHQIGGIRFLYDNLIESLERYKTSSGFGCILAHSMGLGKTLQVISFIDILLRYTEAHTVLAIVPVNTLQNWLTEFNLWLPPQEALAPETDPTFATGRSFKVHILNDEHKTTLARAKVVEDWSRDGGVLLMGYEMYRLLSMKKSFVMGKKRKSKKPAGPVIIDLDEEDRQQELMKGIEKAIARPGPDVVICDEGHRIKNYHASTSQALKNIRSRRRVVLTGYPLQNNLTEYWCMVDFVRPDFLGTRQEFSNMFERPILNGQCVDSTPQDVRLMRYRSHVLHSLLEGFVQRRGHDVLRDQLPTKDEHVILVRLSPIQRALYTEFMKRFREAGNSGWLGLNPLKAFCVCCKIWNHPDVLYEALQKENQANEQDLDLDDITSASNPRCPAPSAGLRAKVADSSNSKVNSTTTLNASQERANQVITYEWANDKMSNYQTGVLENSAKMVLLFHLIDESVSRRDKILVFSQSLSTLTVIEDFLSKRPMPQSVVSSDSQSTNWVRNLNYYRLDGSTSAAERERLINQFNDPENSTTWVFLLSTRAGCLGVNLIGANRVVVFDASWNPCHDAQAVCRVYRYGQRKPCYIYRLVCDFTLERKIYDRQVSKQGMSDRVVDDLNPVLNFTRKEVESLLHFVEEEPESERMPLESQEEHEPVLYLACQLYPRLVTKPPFHHESLLVDRKESKLTKAEKRAAKKSYEDEKRASVPYSRPSYAPYYPTSDHSLANIPAFSQRGWRPMTRADDKPVASVRPIQSTPIPMMPRQVGMGMAGSSVAGSLPVNTLQKAGVSVQRIVTTTDIVIPGANSTTDVQARINAGESIHIIRGSKGTYIRTNDGRIFAIRSGKISRPVVSGSTVSRDTQGSLSHPVSNGCSSPVDQQQRSPNNKQSSPLSSEILRELSRYTSSTSDASASVGNDIPSLSDGSAPTGDESSSQNYQTGDLSRQLNEDLLSSTLEMRGNKRKSIESQGNPLMAGKRSSAASHYPGLPLSSSGLSFPPVGLNSSSLLGNLGHMNHPLLVAGGGGSSFLHTPGQTLADLQTMFPAAGADLLRQPASGNGHLPTPSSSSLSTVFSSPSIAIPMSSTPSASTSSSLTSGSLPPYLMNPNMAGLLSSSFPLNYSQSLLSEPRMFPSSLLSGSGGFSAPNSSSSTSSFLSHFNNPTSSLLGAALTQPDRHPSTENGGDSSDDDVIEVTGQ from the exons ATGTCTGAAGAGGCAGTTTCAGAAAGTGACTTGGAGGCCAGCCTGAACAGTGAAGAGGAGTATTTGGaaaatgaggaagaagatgacaATGAGGATATGGACGAAGATGAGGATGAAAATGAtggagatgatgaagatgaaagtGTTG ACCGACCTGGGAGTGCCCAAAGCCGGACAGAAATGGCCCAAGACATCAGGGACTCCGCCTCAGCTACCTCTGGAGAGCCTACCTCTGAGCCTCCTTCTCAGCCTGCATCTCGCCCGTCCTCCAGAGCCCCCTCTAGATCTGCCTCTCGTTCTCAATCTCCAAACAGCCCAGAGAAATCAAGCCAGAGCAAGCCGCCTTCGATTaaatcaaagaaacaaaaagccTCTAAATTAACCAAATCTTCTAAGTCATCAAAAGGCTCCAAACCTTCCAAGCCATCTAAGCCTGCACACCTAAGGAAGAATATTAG AAAGCTGCTGAAAGATGATCAGCTGGAGGCTGGAACTAAGGCTGCTCAGCaggaagagatggagaggagaaaacgtctggagcagcagaggaaagaCTTTCCTACACAAGCCCCATCTGTTCCAGACTCTCAACTAG TGGACACTGCCTCAATATTGGGGGAAGTGTCTCACTTGGTCCCTGCTCTCTTGAACAAGCAAGATGTGATCTGCCTGGACAGCAGCGGGGAAGAAGATGAAAAGGTGGAGCCTAAGTTGCCTACACATGCCATAAGAGATG ATATAATTGAGCTCAGTTCTGGGGATGAGGACGCTCTGCAGATAAGCAGCGAATCAGCTGATGAGGATGCTGATGGTACTGCTGGCTCAGAGGAGAGCAGCGGAGCACACATCAATGATGCTCTGAACCTTCCTGATGCCCAGGGTCAAGTGCTGGTTAACATCAATCACCCTGCAGAGGAGAAAGATGTTTTCCTTGCCCCACAGCTGGCCAGGGCAGTAAAACCTCACCAG ATTGGGGGAATCCGGTTTCTTTATGATAACCTCATAGAATCTTTGGAGCGGTATAAGACCAGTAGCGGCTTTGGCTGCATTCTTGCTCACAGCATGGGGTTGGGCAAGACACTACAAGTCATTTCTTTCATTGACATCCTGCTGAGGTATACTGAGGCCCATACTGTGCTGGCCATTGTCCCT GTTAACACTCTTCAGAACTGGCTAACTGAGTTTAACCTCTGGCTCCCACCACAAGAAGCTCTTGCCCCTGAGACTGACCCCACGTTTGCCACCGGGCGCTCCTTCAAAGTTCACATTCTCAATGATGAGCACAA AACCACGCTGGCCAGGGCCAAAGTTGTGGAGGACTGGTCCAGAGATGGAGGCGTTTTGTTGATGGGTTATGAGATGTACCGGCTGCTCTCCATGAAGAAGAGCTTTGTGATGGGCAAGAAGAGGAAATCAAAGAAGCCTGCTGGACCAGTCATCATCGACCTGGATGAAGAAGATAGACAGCAAGAGCTAATGAAAG GTATTGAAAAGGCCATAGCACGGCCAGGCCCAGATGTGGTGATCTGTGATGAGGGCCATCGCATTAAGAACTACCATGCCAGCACATCGCAAGCCCTAAAGAACATCCGCTCACGGCGCAGGGTGGTTCTGACCGGGTATCCCCTGCAGAACAACCTCACTGAATACTGGTGCATGGTGGACTTTGTTAGGCCTGACTTTTTAGGCACACGTCAGGAGTTCAGCAACATGTTTGAGCGTCCCATTCTTAACGGACAGTGTGTGGACAGCACGCCTCAAGATGTTCGCTTGATGCGCTACCGCAGTCACGTGCTACACAGCCTGTTGGAGGGTTTTGTCCAGAG GCGAGGTCATGATGTGCTGCGTGACCAGCTTCCCACCAAGGATGAGCATGTGATCTTAGTGAGGCTTTCTCCCATTCAGAGGGCGCTGTATACTGAGTTCATGAAGCGCTTTAGAGAAGCAGGGAACAGCGGCTGGCTAGGTCTCAACCCACTCAAAGCCTTCTGTGTATGCTGCAAG ATCTGGAATCACCCAGACGTCCTTTATGAAGCCTTGCAGAAGGAGAATCAGGCCAACGAGCAGGACCTGGATCTGGATGACATCACTTCAGCTAGTAATCCTCGCTGCCCTGCACCCAGCGCTGGCCTCAGAGCCAAAGTAGCAGACTCGAGCAACAGCAAAGTCAACAGCACAACAACACTCAATGCCTCTCAGGAAAGAGCCAATCAAGTTATCACTTATGAATGG gcaaatgacaaaatgtcaaactacCAGACAGGAGTTCTAGAGAACTCTGCCAAGATGGTTCTGCTCTTTCATTTGATTGATGAAAGTGTGAGTAGACGGGACAAGATTTTGGTCTTTAG CCAAAGCCTGTCTACCCTAACGGTCATTGAGGACTTCTTATCAAAGAGACCCATGCCACAAAGTGTCGTCTCCAGTGACAGTCAGAGCACAAACTGGGTTCGCAACCTCAATTACTACA GACTGGATGGGAGTACATCTGCAGCAGAAAGAGAGCGCCTTATCAATCAGTTTAACGATCCAGAAAACAGCACAACATGGGTCTTCCTACTGTCTACCAG AGCGGGCTGCTTAGGGGTAAATCTTATTGGGGCCAATCGTGTTGTGGTGTTTGATGCCTCCTGGAACCCCTGTCATGATGCTCAAGCGGTGTGTAGGGTGTACCGATATGGTCAGAGGAAGCCCTGCTACATTTATCGCCTTGTGTGTGACTTTACTTTGGAGAGGAAGATCTATGACAGACAGGTTTCCAAACAGGGCATGTCTG acCGTGTGGTTGATGACCTGAACCCAGTGCTGAACTTCACTCGTAAGGAGGTGGAGtcactgttgcactttgtagaGGAGGAGCCCGAATCTGAGAGAATGCCGCTGGAATCCCAGGAGGAACATGAGCCAGTGCTATACCTAGCTTGTCAGCTGTACCCACGCCTCGTCACCAAG CCACCTTTCCACCATGAGTCTTTACTGGTGGACCGAAAGGAGTCAAAACTGACCAAAGCAGAAAAGAGAGCAGCCAAGAAGAGCTACGAAGATGAGAAACGAGCCTCTGTACCTTACTCCCGCCCATCGTATGCCCCCTATTACCCAACTAGTGATCATAGCCTTGCAAACATACCAGCATTTAGCCAACGTGGATG GCGCCCCATGACGCGGGCAGATGACAAGCCTGTGGCAAGTGTCAGGCCTATCCAGTCAACCCCCATCCCCATGATGCCTCGCCAGGTTGGCATGGGCATGGCTGGCTCCAGCGTGGCTGGCAGCCTCCCTGTCAACACCCTGCAGAAAGCTGGAGTGTCTGTGCAGAGGATTGTCACCACAACTG ACATTGTAATCCCAGGAGCCAACAGCACAACGGATGTCCAAGCTCGAATTAATGCAGGCGAAAGCATCCATATTATCAGAGGATCTAAAG GAACCTACATAAGGACCAACGATGGAAGAATATTTGCAATTCGATCCGGAAAGATCAGTAGACCTGTTGTTAGTGGTTCTACGGTTTCAAGAG ACACCCAGGGTTCCCTGAGCCATCCAGTCAGCAATGGCTGTTCATCTCCAGTCGATCAACAGCAACGCTCCCCAAACAACAAACAGTCCTCGCCTCTAAGCTCTGAGATTCTCAGAGAGCTCAGTCGCTATACTTCATCCACATCTGATGCCTCTGCCAGTGTGGGGAACGATATACCATCACTGTCAGATGGGTCTGCACCAACAGGGGATGAAAGCAGTTCACAGAACTATCAGACTGGCGATCTCAGCAGGCAGCTGAATGAAGACCTCCTGAGCTCAACGTTAGAGATGCGAGGCAATAAGCGCAAGAGTATTGAAAGCCAGGGCAACCCACTCATGGCAGGCAAACGTTCTTCTGCTGCATCCCATTACCCTGGACTGCCCCTGAGTTCCAGTGGGCTCAGTTTTCCTCCTGTGGGCCTGAACTCTTCCTCCCTTCTGGGAAACCTTGGTCACATGAATCACCCACTTCTCGtagctggtggtggtggatcaTCATTCCTTCACACACCAGGACAAACACTGGCTGACCTACAGACCATGTTCCCTGCTGCAGGAGCAGACCTACTGAGACAACCTGCCTCAGGAAACGGACATCTTCCTaccccctcctcatcctctctgtctactgttttctcctctccctcaATCGCCATTCCTATGTCATCTACACCCTCTGCATCAACGTCCTCGTCCCTAACATCAGGTTCCCTCCCTCCATACTTGATGAACCCCAACATGGCTGGACTGCTTTCATCGAGTTTCCCTCTCAACTACAGCCAGTCATTACTCTCTGAGCCGAGGATGTTTCCCTCTTCTCTCCTTTCGGGGTCGGGAGGGTTCTCTGCACCCAATTCAAGCTCTTCTACGTCCAGCTTCCTCTCCCATTTTAACAATCCCACTTCCAGCCTTTTGGGAGCAGCTCTGACACAACCGGACAGACATCCGAGTACAGAGAACGGCGGGGACAGTTCTGATGACGACGTTATAGAGGTGACAGGGCAGTAG
- the bap1 gene encoding ubiquitin carboxyl-terminal hydrolase BAP1, with translation MNKGWLELESDPGLFTLLVEDFGVKGVQVEEIYDLQSKCQSPVYGFIFLFKWIEERRSRRKVNTLVDETSVIDEEIVNDMFFAHQLIPNSCATHALLSVLLNCSGVELGTTLSRIKAFTKGFSPESKGYAIGNAPELARAHNSHARPEPRHLPEKQNGISAVRTMEAFHFVSYVPIKDRLFELDGLKAYPIDHGPWGEDEEWTDKARRVIMERIGLATAGEPYHDIRFNLMAVVPDRRMKYESKLEILKRNRQTVLEGLQKMIRLTQPELVHDKKQQDSSSPDESTTVIKKEVDSEVVTPQGADQASSVDEAGVQTKDTSSPSGNTKTMGKPPVPTGGGTQQVTSPNPIVQRLPAFLDNHNYAKSPMQEEEDLAAGVGRSRIAGPPQPQYSDDEDDYEDEEEEVTGSASTANKFRPKANLRPRSGRVGTGMESQIALSVLAEKLKKEVQRKDALNTPLSVRTEGRTGGICITSASQPSPTPSNESTDTASEIGSAFNSPLRSPARSQAATRPSSPVASHLSRVLFGEDEMLRLDSRHNRAVRELGPSVSVALLHLQEDGVIYALPPSADLAADGTKRPLTPEKMKDKEKADEKEGANEGDEGPSAEVKKEEENKDGTEVKQNTEKLCTMETADSKPPGDKYSPKELLALLKCVEADIANYEVSLKEEVEKRKKYKIDDQRRTHNYDEFICTFISMLAQEGMLASLVEQNISVRRRQGVSIGRLHKQRKPDRRKRSRPYKAKRQ, from the exons atgaataaagggTGGCTGGAGCTGGAGAGCGATCCAG GACTGTTCACTCTGCTAGTGGAGGATTTTG GTGTCAAAGGGGTTCAGGTTGAGGAAATCTATGATCTCCAAAGCAAGTGTCAAAG TCCGGTCTATGGCTTCATCTTCCTGTTCAAGTGGATTGAAGAGCGTCGATCCAGGAGGAAAGTTAACACTTTGGTGGATGAGACCTCAGTCATTGATGAGGAAATTGTGAATGATATGTTTTTTGCACATCAG TTGATACCAAATTCTTGCGCTACCCATGCTTTGCTGAGTGTTCTTCTGAACTGCAGTGGAGTTGAACTTGGCACCACCCTTAGTCGCATTAAAGCTTTTACAAAAGGCTTCAGTCCAGAG agcaAAGGTTATGCAATAGGAAATGCCCCAGAGCTTGCCCGAGCACATAACAGCCATGCCAG ACCGGAGCCCAGGCACCTGCCAGAGAAACAGAATGGGATCAGTGCCGTGCGGACCATGGAGGCCTTTCACTTTGTAAGCTACGTGCCCATTAAAGACAGACTGTTTGAGCTTGATGGACTCAAGGCGTACCCCATTGACCACG GGCCCTGGGGTGAGGACGAGGAATGGACTGATAAGGCTCGGCGGGTTATTATGGAAAGGATTGGGCTGGCCACTGCTGG TGAGCCGTACCATGACATCCGCTTCAACCTGATGGCAGTGGTGCCTGACCGTAGAATGAAGTACGAGTCCAAGTTAGAAATTCTAAAGAGGAATCGACAGACTGTTCTGGAAGGTCTGCAGAAG ATGATTCGTCTTACTCAGCCTGAGCTTGTCCATGACAAGAAGCAGCAGGACTCTTCCTCTCCTGATGAAAGCACCACTGTCATCAAGAAGGAGGTAGACTCGGAAGTAGTCACACCTCAAGGGGCTGATCAGGCATCTTCAG TGGATGAAGCAGGGGTTCAGACGAAAGATACCTCTAGCCCATCAGGAAACACTAAAACCATGGGCAAACCACCAGTCCCTACAGGAGGAGGCACCCAGCAAGTCACCAGTCCCAACCCCATTGTTCAACGCCTGCCTGCATTTCTCGACAACCATAACTATGCCAAGTCACCAATGCAG gaggaggaagatctCGCAGCCGGCGTTGGTCGCTCTCGGATCGCAGGCCCCCCTCAGCCACAATAttcagatgatgaagatgactatgaggatgaagaggaagaagtaaCTGGTTCTGCTAGTACAGCCAACAA GTTTAGGCCCAAGGCAAATCTGCGGCCACGATCAGGGCGGGTTGGGACTGGAATGGAGAGCCAGATTGCCCTCAGTGTTTTGGCTGAGAAACTGAAGAAAGAGGTTCAAAGAAAAGATGCTCTAAATACACCTTTATCCGTACGCACTGAAGGACGCACTGGGGGCATTTGTATCACATCTGCTTCACAGCCTTCCCCCACGCCCAGCAACGAAAGCACCGACACAGCCTCTGAGATTGGCAGTGCCTTTAACTCCCCACTACGGTCGCCGGCACGCTCCCAAGCAGCTACACGTCCTTCGAGTCCAGTTGCGTCCCATCTGTCTCGTGTGTTGTTTGGAGAAGATGAGATGCTGAGGCTGGACTCAAGACATAACCGTGCCGTAAGAGAACTCGGCCCCTCTGTTAGCGTGGCTTTGCTGCACCTACAGGAGGATGGAGTCATCTATGCACTCCCTCCATCTG CGGATTTGGCTGCTGATGGCACAAAGCGGCCTCTCACTCCAGAGAAGATGAAAGATAAAGAGAAAGCAGATGAAAAGGAAGGAGCGAACGAGGGAGATGAAGGACCATCAGCAGAggtaaagaaggaggaggagaataaaGATGGAACAGAGgtgaaacaaaacacagaaaagctcTGCACTATGGAAACTGCTGACAGCAAGCCTCCTGGAGATAAGTACTCACCGAAG gaGCTGCTTGCATTGCTCAAGTGTGTAGAGGCTGACATTGCCAATTATGAGGTGTCTTTGAAGGAGGAAgtagagaagagaaagaaatacAAA ATTGATGATCAGAGAAGGACCCACAATTATGACGAGTTTATCTGCACCTTTATATCGATGCTGGCTCAAGAAG GCATGTTGGCCAGCCTGGTGGAGCAAAACATTTCTGTGCGTCGTCGCCAAGGAGTGAGTATTGGCCGACTGCACAAACAGAGGAAACCTGACCGAAGGAAACGGTCTCGACCTTACAAAGCCAAACGCCAGTAA
- the rad54l2 gene encoding helicase ARIP4 isoform X2 — MSEEAVSESDLEASLNSEEEYLENEEEDDNEDMDEDEDENDGDDEDESVDRPGSAQSRTEMAQDIRDSASATSGEPTSEPPSQPASRPSSRAPSRSASRSQSPNSPEKSSQSKPPSIKSKKQKASKLTKSSKSSKGSKPSKPSKPAHLRKNIRKLLKDDQLEAGTKAAQQEEMERRKRLEQQRKDFPTQAPSVPDSQLVDTASILGEVSHLVPALLNKQDVICLDSSGEEDEKVEPKLPTHAIRDDIIELSSGDEDALQISSESADEDADGTAGSEESSGAHINDALNLPDAQGQVLVNINHPAEEKDVFLAPQLARAVKPHQIGGIRFLYDNLIESLERYKTSSGFGCILAHSMGLGKTLQVISFIDILLRYTEAHTVLAIVPVNTLQNWLTEFNLWLPPQEALAPETDPTFATGRSFKVHILNDEHKTTLARAKVVEDWSRDGGVLLMGYEMYRLLSMKKSFVMGKKRKSKKPAGPVIIDLDEEDRQQELMKGIEKAIARPGPDVVICDEGHRIKNYHASTSQALKNIRSRRRVVLTGYPLQNNLTEYWCMVDFVRPDFLGTRQEFSNMFERPILNGQCVDSTPQDVRLMRYRSHVLHSLLEGFVQRRGHDVLRDQLPTKDEHVILVRLSPIQRALYTEFMKRFREAGNSGWLGLNPLKAFCVCCKIWNHPDVLYEALQKENQANEQDLDLDDITSASNPRCPAPSAGLRAKVADSSNSKVNSTTTLNASQERANQVITYEWANDKMSNYQTGVLENSAKMVLLFHLIDESVSRRDKILVFSQSLSTLTVIEDFLSKRPMPQSVVSSDSQSTNWVRNLNYYRLDGSTSAAERERLINQFNDPENSTTWVFLLSTRAGCLGVNLIGANRVVVFDASWNPCHDAQAVCRVYRYGQRKPCYIYRLVCDFTLERKIYDRQVSKQGMSDRVVDDLNPVLNFTRKEVESLLHFVEEEPESERMPLESQEEHEPVLYLACQLYPRLVTKPPFHHESLLVDRKESKLTKAEKRAAKKSYEDEKRASVPYSRPSRPMTRADDKPVASVRPIQSTPIPMMPRQVGMGMAGSSVAGSLPVNTLQKAGVSVQRIVTTTDIVIPGANSTTDVQARINAGESIHIIRGSKGTYIRTNDGRIFAIRSGKISRPVVSGSTVSRDTQGSLSHPVSNGCSSPVDQQQRSPNNKQSSPLSSEILRELSRYTSSTSDASASVGNDIPSLSDGSAPTGDESSSQNYQTGDLSRQLNEDLLSSTLEMRGNKRKSIESQGNPLMAGKRSSAASHYPGLPLSSSGLSFPPVGLNSSSLLGNLGHMNHPLLVAGGGGSSFLHTPGQTLADLQTMFPAAGADLLRQPASGNGHLPTPSSSSLSTVFSSPSIAIPMSSTPSASTSSSLTSGSLPPYLMNPNMAGLLSSSFPLNYSQSLLSEPRMFPSSLLSGSGGFSAPNSSSSTSSFLSHFNNPTSSLLGAALTQPDRHPSTENGGDSSDDDVIEVTGQ; from the exons ATGTCTGAAGAGGCAGTTTCAGAAAGTGACTTGGAGGCCAGCCTGAACAGTGAAGAGGAGTATTTGGaaaatgaggaagaagatgacaATGAGGATATGGACGAAGATGAGGATGAAAATGAtggagatgatgaagatgaaagtGTTG ACCGACCTGGGAGTGCCCAAAGCCGGACAGAAATGGCCCAAGACATCAGGGACTCCGCCTCAGCTACCTCTGGAGAGCCTACCTCTGAGCCTCCTTCTCAGCCTGCATCTCGCCCGTCCTCCAGAGCCCCCTCTAGATCTGCCTCTCGTTCTCAATCTCCAAACAGCCCAGAGAAATCAAGCCAGAGCAAGCCGCCTTCGATTaaatcaaagaaacaaaaagccTCTAAATTAACCAAATCTTCTAAGTCATCAAAAGGCTCCAAACCTTCCAAGCCATCTAAGCCTGCACACCTAAGGAAGAATATTAG AAAGCTGCTGAAAGATGATCAGCTGGAGGCTGGAACTAAGGCTGCTCAGCaggaagagatggagaggagaaaacgtctggagcagcagaggaaagaCTTTCCTACACAAGCCCCATCTGTTCCAGACTCTCAACTAG TGGACACTGCCTCAATATTGGGGGAAGTGTCTCACTTGGTCCCTGCTCTCTTGAACAAGCAAGATGTGATCTGCCTGGACAGCAGCGGGGAAGAAGATGAAAAGGTGGAGCCTAAGTTGCCTACACATGCCATAAGAGATG ATATAATTGAGCTCAGTTCTGGGGATGAGGACGCTCTGCAGATAAGCAGCGAATCAGCTGATGAGGATGCTGATGGTACTGCTGGCTCAGAGGAGAGCAGCGGAGCACACATCAATGATGCTCTGAACCTTCCTGATGCCCAGGGTCAAGTGCTGGTTAACATCAATCACCCTGCAGAGGAGAAAGATGTTTTCCTTGCCCCACAGCTGGCCAGGGCAGTAAAACCTCACCAG ATTGGGGGAATCCGGTTTCTTTATGATAACCTCATAGAATCTTTGGAGCGGTATAAGACCAGTAGCGGCTTTGGCTGCATTCTTGCTCACAGCATGGGGTTGGGCAAGACACTACAAGTCATTTCTTTCATTGACATCCTGCTGAGGTATACTGAGGCCCATACTGTGCTGGCCATTGTCCCT GTTAACACTCTTCAGAACTGGCTAACTGAGTTTAACCTCTGGCTCCCACCACAAGAAGCTCTTGCCCCTGAGACTGACCCCACGTTTGCCACCGGGCGCTCCTTCAAAGTTCACATTCTCAATGATGAGCACAA AACCACGCTGGCCAGGGCCAAAGTTGTGGAGGACTGGTCCAGAGATGGAGGCGTTTTGTTGATGGGTTATGAGATGTACCGGCTGCTCTCCATGAAGAAGAGCTTTGTGATGGGCAAGAAGAGGAAATCAAAGAAGCCTGCTGGACCAGTCATCATCGACCTGGATGAAGAAGATAGACAGCAAGAGCTAATGAAAG GTATTGAAAAGGCCATAGCACGGCCAGGCCCAGATGTGGTGATCTGTGATGAGGGCCATCGCATTAAGAACTACCATGCCAGCACATCGCAAGCCCTAAAGAACATCCGCTCACGGCGCAGGGTGGTTCTGACCGGGTATCCCCTGCAGAACAACCTCACTGAATACTGGTGCATGGTGGACTTTGTTAGGCCTGACTTTTTAGGCACACGTCAGGAGTTCAGCAACATGTTTGAGCGTCCCATTCTTAACGGACAGTGTGTGGACAGCACGCCTCAAGATGTTCGCTTGATGCGCTACCGCAGTCACGTGCTACACAGCCTGTTGGAGGGTTTTGTCCAGAG GCGAGGTCATGATGTGCTGCGTGACCAGCTTCCCACCAAGGATGAGCATGTGATCTTAGTGAGGCTTTCTCCCATTCAGAGGGCGCTGTATACTGAGTTCATGAAGCGCTTTAGAGAAGCAGGGAACAGCGGCTGGCTAGGTCTCAACCCACTCAAAGCCTTCTGTGTATGCTGCAAG ATCTGGAATCACCCAGACGTCCTTTATGAAGCCTTGCAGAAGGAGAATCAGGCCAACGAGCAGGACCTGGATCTGGATGACATCACTTCAGCTAGTAATCCTCGCTGCCCTGCACCCAGCGCTGGCCTCAGAGCCAAAGTAGCAGACTCGAGCAACAGCAAAGTCAACAGCACAACAACACTCAATGCCTCTCAGGAAAGAGCCAATCAAGTTATCACTTATGAATGG gcaaatgacaaaatgtcaaactacCAGACAGGAGTTCTAGAGAACTCTGCCAAGATGGTTCTGCTCTTTCATTTGATTGATGAAAGTGTGAGTAGACGGGACAAGATTTTGGTCTTTAG CCAAAGCCTGTCTACCCTAACGGTCATTGAGGACTTCTTATCAAAGAGACCCATGCCACAAAGTGTCGTCTCCAGTGACAGTCAGAGCACAAACTGGGTTCGCAACCTCAATTACTACA GACTGGATGGGAGTACATCTGCAGCAGAAAGAGAGCGCCTTATCAATCAGTTTAACGATCCAGAAAACAGCACAACATGGGTCTTCCTACTGTCTACCAG AGCGGGCTGCTTAGGGGTAAATCTTATTGGGGCCAATCGTGTTGTGGTGTTTGATGCCTCCTGGAACCCCTGTCATGATGCTCAAGCGGTGTGTAGGGTGTACCGATATGGTCAGAGGAAGCCCTGCTACATTTATCGCCTTGTGTGTGACTTTACTTTGGAGAGGAAGATCTATGACAGACAGGTTTCCAAACAGGGCATGTCTG acCGTGTGGTTGATGACCTGAACCCAGTGCTGAACTTCACTCGTAAGGAGGTGGAGtcactgttgcactttgtagaGGAGGAGCCCGAATCTGAGAGAATGCCGCTGGAATCCCAGGAGGAACATGAGCCAGTGCTATACCTAGCTTGTCAGCTGTACCCACGCCTCGTCACCAAG CCACCTTTCCACCATGAGTCTTTACTGGTGGACCGAAAGGAGTCAAAACTGACCAAAGCAGAAAAGAGAGCAGCCAAGAAGAGCTACGAAGATGAGAAACGAGCCTCTGTACCTTACTCCCGCCCATC GCGCCCCATGACGCGGGCAGATGACAAGCCTGTGGCAAGTGTCAGGCCTATCCAGTCAACCCCCATCCCCATGATGCCTCGCCAGGTTGGCATGGGCATGGCTGGCTCCAGCGTGGCTGGCAGCCTCCCTGTCAACACCCTGCAGAAAGCTGGAGTGTCTGTGCAGAGGATTGTCACCACAACTG ACATTGTAATCCCAGGAGCCAACAGCACAACGGATGTCCAAGCTCGAATTAATGCAGGCGAAAGCATCCATATTATCAGAGGATCTAAAG GAACCTACATAAGGACCAACGATGGAAGAATATTTGCAATTCGATCCGGAAAGATCAGTAGACCTGTTGTTAGTGGTTCTACGGTTTCAAGAG ACACCCAGGGTTCCCTGAGCCATCCAGTCAGCAATGGCTGTTCATCTCCAGTCGATCAACAGCAACGCTCCCCAAACAACAAACAGTCCTCGCCTCTAAGCTCTGAGATTCTCAGAGAGCTCAGTCGCTATACTTCATCCACATCTGATGCCTCTGCCAGTGTGGGGAACGATATACCATCACTGTCAGATGGGTCTGCACCAACAGGGGATGAAAGCAGTTCACAGAACTATCAGACTGGCGATCTCAGCAGGCAGCTGAATGAAGACCTCCTGAGCTCAACGTTAGAGATGCGAGGCAATAAGCGCAAGAGTATTGAAAGCCAGGGCAACCCACTCATGGCAGGCAAACGTTCTTCTGCTGCATCCCATTACCCTGGACTGCCCCTGAGTTCCAGTGGGCTCAGTTTTCCTCCTGTGGGCCTGAACTCTTCCTCCCTTCTGGGAAACCTTGGTCACATGAATCACCCACTTCTCGtagctggtggtggtggatcaTCATTCCTTCACACACCAGGACAAACACTGGCTGACCTACAGACCATGTTCCCTGCTGCAGGAGCAGACCTACTGAGACAACCTGCCTCAGGAAACGGACATCTTCCTaccccctcctcatcctctctgtctactgttttctcctctccctcaATCGCCATTCCTATGTCATCTACACCCTCTGCATCAACGTCCTCGTCCCTAACATCAGGTTCCCTCCCTCCATACTTGATGAACCCCAACATGGCTGGACTGCTTTCATCGAGTTTCCCTCTCAACTACAGCCAGTCATTACTCTCTGAGCCGAGGATGTTTCCCTCTTCTCTCCTTTCGGGGTCGGGAGGGTTCTCTGCACCCAATTCAAGCTCTTCTACGTCCAGCTTCCTCTCCCATTTTAACAATCCCACTTCCAGCCTTTTGGGAGCAGCTCTGACACAACCGGACAGACATCCGAGTACAGAGAACGGCGGGGACAGTTCTGATGACGACGTTATAGAGGTGACAGGGCAGTAG